In Pseudomonas sp. ADAK18, a single window of DNA contains:
- a CDS encoding glycoside hydrolase family 15 protein: MVDLKNEPQSAIDAHGIIGDMRSAALINDRGSIDFFCWPEFDSPSIFCSLLDSPAAGIFQLTPDLPDARREQIYLPDTNVLQTRWLGDEAVVEITDLLTISDEVDDLPLLIRRVRVVSGKATIHLRCAVRHDYARAQTLVTLNNGDVCFEATDQPGLRLASSHDLQIDGEAAVASFTLEQDQGAEFVLGALEDPRVNSNDTDLCLERTLKFWRGWIAQSNYRGRWREMVNRSALALKLLTSRKHGAILAAATFGLPETPGGERNWDYRYTWIRDASFTVYAFMRLGFVQEANSYMRWLKGRVSDCHGQPMKLNILYGIDGRQELPETALTHLSGHGGAQPVRIGNQAYDQVQLDIFGELMDAVYLVNKYGEAISHEGWKHTIEVVDQVCETWNLQDVGIWEMRGEQHHFLHSRLMCWVALDRAIRLASKRSLPAPFARWDETRQAIYQDIWSNFWNEERGHFVQHIGSTALDGSMLLMPLVRFVAATDPRWLSTLQAIQKSLVRDGMVYRYRNDDSQIDGLQGTEGAFAACSFWYVECLARAGQVEKAHLEFEQLLRYANPLGLYAEEFDSQARHLGNTPQALSHLALISAATFLDRKLRGEKTVWQP, encoded by the coding sequence ATGGTTGATCTGAAGAACGAACCACAAAGCGCCATCGATGCCCACGGCATCATCGGCGACATGCGCAGTGCAGCGCTGATCAACGACCGGGGCAGCATCGATTTTTTCTGCTGGCCGGAGTTCGACAGCCCGTCGATCTTTTGCTCATTGCTGGACTCCCCCGCCGCAGGGATATTCCAACTCACCCCCGACCTGCCCGACGCCCGCCGCGAGCAAATCTACCTGCCGGACACCAACGTCCTGCAAACCCGCTGGCTGGGCGATGAGGCCGTGGTAGAGATCACTGACCTACTGACCATCAGCGACGAAGTCGACGACTTACCGCTGTTGATCCGCCGAGTGCGGGTGGTCAGTGGCAAAGCGACGATTCACCTGCGGTGCGCGGTGCGCCACGACTACGCCCGTGCCCAGACCCTCGTCACCCTCAACAACGGCGATGTCTGTTTTGAAGCCACTGATCAACCCGGCCTGCGCCTGGCCAGCAGCCATGACCTGCAGATCGACGGCGAAGCTGCAGTCGCCAGTTTTACCCTGGAGCAGGATCAGGGCGCCGAATTTGTCCTCGGCGCCCTCGAAGATCCCCGGGTCAACAGCAACGATACCGACCTGTGCCTGGAACGCACCCTGAAGTTCTGGCGTGGCTGGATCGCCCAGTCCAACTACCGTGGACGCTGGCGAGAAATGGTCAATCGCTCGGCCCTGGCCTTGAAGCTGTTGACCTCGCGCAAGCACGGCGCAATCCTCGCCGCCGCTACCTTTGGCCTGCCGGAAACCCCGGGCGGTGAGCGCAACTGGGACTACCGCTACACCTGGATCCGCGACGCCTCGTTTACCGTCTACGCCTTCATGCGCCTGGGATTTGTCCAGGAAGCCAACAGCTACATGCGCTGGTTGAAAGGGCGAGTCAGCGACTGCCACGGGCAACCGATGAAACTCAATATCCTGTACGGCATCGACGGTCGCCAGGAACTGCCGGAAACCGCACTGACTCACCTCAGCGGCCACGGTGGTGCGCAACCGGTGCGCATTGGCAATCAGGCTTATGATCAGGTGCAACTGGATATTTTCGGCGAGCTGATGGACGCGGTGTACCTGGTCAACAAGTACGGCGAAGCCATCTCCCATGAAGGCTGGAAACATACGATTGAAGTGGTGGATCAGGTGTGTGAAACCTGGAACCTGCAAGACGTTGGCATCTGGGAGATGCGCGGCGAGCAGCATCACTTCCTACACTCGCGCTTGATGTGTTGGGTAGCCCTGGACCGTGCCATTCGACTGGCCTCCAAACGCTCGCTGCCAGCGCCCTTCGCCCGCTGGGACGAAACACGCCAAGCCATTTACCAAGACATCTGGAGCAACTTCTGGAACGAAGAACGCGGGCATTTTGTGCAGCACATCGGTAGCACCGCCCTCGACGGCTCGATGCTGCTGATGCCGCTGGTACGCTTCGTTGCCGCCACCGACCCACGCTGGTTGTCGACCCTGCAAGCGATCCAGAAAAGCCTGGTGCGCGATGGCATGGTCTACCGCTACCGCAACGACGACAGCCAGATCGATGGACTGCAAGGCACCGAGGGCGCGTTTGCTGCCTGTTCATTCTGGTACGTCGAATGCCTGGCCCGCGCCGGGCAAGTGGAAAAGGCGCACCTGGAGTTTGAGCAACTGCTGCGCTATGCCAACCCACTGGGGTTGTATGCCGAAGAGTTCGACAGCCAGGCGCGGCATCTGGGCAATACGCCCCAAGCATTGAGTCATCTGGCGTTGATCAGTGCCGCGACCTTTCTGGACCGTAAATTGAGGGGTGAAAAAACCGTCTGGCAACCTTGA
- a CDS encoding SDR family oxidoreductase: MRISLEQQVALVTGASSGIGAGAAKALAEAGAAVVLNYNAQAAPAEALAAQINASGGRAIAIGADVSKEADVERLFAQTLDAFGHLDILVANSGMQKDAPAVDMTLDDWNTVIGVNLTGQFLCARAALRIFNHQGIREGVSRAAGKIIHMSSVHQVIPWAGHVNYAASKGGVEMLMRTLAQEVSQQRIRINGIAPGAIRTAINRAATEGAAEVELLKLIPYGRVGDVEDVANAVVWLASDASDYVVGSTLFIDGGMSLYPEFRGNG; this comes from the coding sequence ATGCGCATCTCGTTGGAACAACAAGTGGCCCTGGTCACCGGCGCCAGCTCAGGAATCGGTGCCGGAGCGGCCAAAGCGTTGGCTGAAGCCGGGGCGGCCGTGGTGCTGAACTACAACGCCCAAGCGGCGCCGGCTGAAGCACTGGCGGCGCAGATCAACGCCAGTGGCGGCCGGGCGATTGCCATCGGCGCCGATGTCTCCAAAGAAGCCGATGTCGAGCGCCTATTTGCCCAGACCCTCGATGCCTTCGGTCACCTCGACATTCTGGTAGCCAACTCCGGGATGCAAAAAGACGCTCCCGCTGTGGACATGACCCTCGACGACTGGAACACCGTGATCGGCGTCAATCTCACCGGCCAGTTCCTCTGCGCTCGAGCGGCCTTGCGGATCTTCAACCATCAGGGCATCCGCGAAGGCGTTTCCCGCGCCGCCGGCAAAATCATCCATATGAGTTCGGTGCACCAGGTGATCCCCTGGGCCGGGCACGTCAATTACGCCGCGTCCAAGGGCGGTGTCGAGATGCTGATGCGCACCCTGGCCCAGGAAGTCAGCCAGCAGCGGATTCGTATCAATGGTATCGCGCCGGGAGCGATTCGCACCGCGATAAACCGGGCGGCCACCGAGGGCGCAGCCGAGGTGGAGTTGCTCAAACTGATTCCCTATGGCCGCGTGGGTGACGTCGAAGACGTGGCCAACGCCGTGGTGTGGCTGGCCAGCGATGCCTCCGACTACGTGGTAGGCAGCACCCTGTTTATCGATGGCGGCATGAGCCTTTATCCGGAGTTTCGCGGCAATGGTTGA
- a CDS encoding helix-turn-helix domain-containing protein — translation MTIPSQPGPWLEAYADNYQNDDVVHLHCHVQAQLIHAVSGVMVVSTAQGSWLVPSGHALWVPAAIPHEIRMAGEVHMRTLFLMPEAEPGLGRSCQVIEVSALLRELIVAATLIAGQSGLRLQAMIELIRLELLVAPVVAMHVPVPGEVRLAKLCTHFIRNPSDDSSLDSWADTLNMSARTLSRIFQRELGMSFGEWRKRARLALSLKLLAQGASILEVALEHGYQSPSAFSAMFRRSLGYPPSHFRPGASLQGMALR, via the coding sequence ATGACGATCCCCTCCCAACCCGGGCCTTGGCTTGAGGCCTATGCCGACAACTACCAGAACGATGACGTGGTGCACCTCCATTGCCATGTCCAGGCGCAGTTGATTCACGCAGTCTCGGGTGTGATGGTGGTCAGCACCGCCCAGGGCAGTTGGCTGGTGCCGTCTGGCCATGCGTTGTGGGTACCCGCCGCGATACCCCATGAGATCCGCATGGCAGGCGAGGTGCACATGCGCACATTGTTCCTGATGCCCGAAGCCGAACCGGGGTTGGGTAGAAGTTGCCAGGTGATCGAAGTGTCGGCGCTGCTGCGGGAGCTGATTGTCGCCGCCACCTTGATTGCGGGCCAAAGCGGCCTGCGGTTGCAGGCCATGATCGAATTGATCCGCCTGGAGCTGCTCGTCGCGCCGGTGGTGGCAATGCATGTGCCGGTCCCCGGCGAAGTGCGGTTGGCCAAACTGTGCACTCACTTCATCCGCAACCCGTCCGATGACAGCAGCCTGGACTCCTGGGCCGATACGCTGAACATGAGCGCCCGGACCCTGAGCCGGATCTTCCAGCGTGAACTGGGCATGAGTTTCGGCGAGTGGCGCAAACGCGCGCGACTGGCCTTGAGCTTGAAGTTGCTGGCCCAAGGGGCATCGATTCTGGAAGTGGCCCTGGAGCATGGGTATCAGAGCCCGAGTGCCTTCAGTGCGATGTTTCGCCGATCGCTGGGGTATCCGCCGAGCCATTTTCGGCCAGGCGCTTCGCTGCAGGGCATGGCGTTGCGTTAA